Genomic segment of Cyanobacteriota bacterium:
AATCACCGAAGCATTTTTACAACGTATAGAACAATACGATAAAACAATTAATGCTTTCATTAGCGTCAATGGCGAGCTTGCCCTCAAGAGAGCTCAAGAACTAGATCAAAAACTAGCAGCAGGTGAGAGCCTCGGCAAATTAGCAGGTGTACCAATCGGTATCAAAGATCTTATTAATTTAAAAGGCAGCGAAACAACTGCAGGCTCCAAAATGCTCAATGGCTACACTTCAAGCTTTAACGCAACAATCACCCAAAAAGTAATAGACGCTGGTGCAATTCCACTTGGCAAACTCAATCTTGACGAGTTTGCAATGGGCTCGAGTAATGAAACTAGTGCTTATGGCAATTGTAAAAACCCATGGGATCCAAGCAAAGTACCTGGCGGAAGCTCAGGCGGATCAGCAGCGGCAATTGCAGCCCAAATGCTACCACTAGCATTTGGAACCGATACTGGTGGCTCAATTAGACAACCAGCTGCTTACTGCGGCATCACCGGTCTCAAACCAACCTACGGTAGAGTATCTCGTTATGGCATTGTCGCCTTTGCAAGTTCTTTAGATCAAGCAGGACCAATGACTCAAGACGTAGAAAGTAATGCTCTTTTGCTAGAAGCAATGTCAGGTCATGACCCTAAAGACAGCACCTCATTAGAAAACCCTGTACCAAATTATTTAGCAGCAATAGAACAAGGTTTCAAAAAAACTCAAAACCTCAAAGGTTTACGTATTGGCATCGCTCAAGACTTTTTTGTTAAAGAATTAAATTCAGAAGTTAAAATAGCAGTAGAAAACGCAATCAATAAATATAAAGAGCTCGGTGCCGAGATTATCGACATTAGCCTTAACAAGATCAAATATGGTTTACCTACTTACTATATAATTGCACCTTCTGAAGCAAGCTCCAATCTTTCAAGATACGACGGTGTTAGATACGGACTTAGAGACATGGAAGCTACAAGCCTCAGTGACTTGTATCCCAACTCTAGAGCCAATTTCGGCACAGAAGTCAAAAAGAGAATCATGCTTGGTGTTTACGCGTTGAGTTCCGGTTACTATGACGCTTATTACAAAAAAGCCCAGCAAGCAAGAGCACTAATCGCTGAAGACTTCAATATTGCATTCCAACAATGTGATCTCATCTTAAGTCCAACTGCACCAGCAACTGCCTTTGAGATTGGCTCCAAGACTGCTGACCCACTTGAGATGTATCTTGAAGACATTATGACAGTAACTGTCAACCTAGCTGGCTTACCAGGAATTTCAATCAATTGTGGTTATGACTCTAACAATCTGCCAATCGGTATGCAACTGATTGCACCAGCACTTGAAGAAGCTAGAATCTACAACGCAGCTTATGCATTCCAGAGCACTACTGACTTTAATAAGAGTCCAGATTTAACTGCAACTCTAAATGCAACAGCCAATGTCTAAGCACAATCAATACCTTGAGCAATGCTTCAAACTTGCGAAGAGAGGAGAGACTCTTGCCTTCCCAAACCCAATTGTAGGTTCAGTGATAGTTCACCAAAATAAAATTATTGGTCAAGGTTTTCACAGACAGGCAGGACAAGCGCACGCAGAAGTCAACGCAATCAATGACGCTATAACAAATGGTTATCAAAATCTATTCCCTGAATCAACTATCTATGTGAGCCTCGAACCCTGCTCACACACTGGCAAAACTCCACCATGTGCCGACTTAATAATCAAGCACAGATTCAAATGCTTAGTTTTTTCTTCCTATGACCCTAATCCAATTGTTAACAGTAGTGACAAAATTAAAGCAGCAGGTATCGAAGTCATAGAGCCCAAAGATCTTGAGCCCAAGCTTGTTCAAGAAAGCAATTACCTCAATAGAGTGTTTTTCAAAACTATTCAAGAACCAAACTCTACTTGGATCACGGTCAAGATCGCAACAACAGCTGACGGTCGTATGATCACAAAGCCTGACGAGCCTCGTTGGATCACCAATGCAGAATCCCGCAAAGACGTTCATCGTATGCGCTCTTGCAATGATTTATTAATCACCAGCATCCGTACTATTGAGGCTGATAACCCAGAATACACAGTAAGGCATTCAGCAAAGGAATTAATACTAGCAACAATCAAAAATCCTGATGTTGCAATTTTAAAATCAAGTACTGATTTTAGTCATAGAAATTTTAAAATTTTTAAAGAAGCAAATAGAAAAGTTATTGAACATAAAGTCATTGATCTTAAATCAACTATTCAAAATTTTATAGATCAAGGTTATAAGAGGATCATGATTGAAGTGGGACCAAAACTCTCAGAAGCATTTATTGAGGCTGCTTTGGTTGATGAGATTGTACATTATCAAGTATCCCCAGGAAAGGCCTTGGTAATTAATCATCCAGGCTTTCAAATTTATAGAACAGAAATTATTGCTTCTACTGATATAAAATCTTGTTTATTAAAGATCTAATCAAAAAACTAAGTAATTCCACCTAATCTCAAATTGCGCTTGACATATCGGGACAACTCGTATTAACATTTATCTGTGCCTTCAATCAATCCTGATTTCAGAAATAAACAGTCTAATCCAAAGACCGATCATGCAGGCCCAAACCAATCTCAGCAAAGAACCAA
This window contains:
- the ribD gene encoding bifunctional diaminohydroxyphosphoribosylaminopyrimidine deaminase/5-amino-6-(5-phosphoribosylamino)uracil reductase RibD, with the protein product MSKHNQYLEQCFKLAKRGETLAFPNPIVGSVIVHQNKIIGQGFHRQAGQAHAEVNAINDAITNGYQNLFPESTIYVSLEPCSHTGKTPPCADLIIKHRFKCLVFSSYDPNPIVNSSDKIKAAGIEVIEPKDLEPKLVQESNYLNRVFFKTIQEPNSTWITVKIATTADGRMITKPDEPRWITNAESRKDVHRMRSCNDLLITSIRTIEADNPEYTVRHSAKELILATIKNPDVAILKSSTDFSHRNFKIFKEANRKVIEHKVIDLKSTIQNFIDQGYKRIMIEVGPKLSEAFIEAALVDEIVHYQVSPGKALVINHPGFQIYRTEIIASTDIKSCLLKI
- the gatA gene encoding Asp-tRNA(Asn)/Glu-tRNA(Gln) amidotransferase subunit GatA, which codes for MSELTNKTALQLNSIFLNKEASAEQITEAFLQRIEQYDKTINAFISVNGELALKRAQELDQKLAAGESLGKLAGVPIGIKDLINLKGSETTAGSKMLNGYTSSFNATITQKVIDAGAIPLGKLNLDEFAMGSSNETSAYGNCKNPWDPSKVPGGSSGGSAAAIAAQMLPLAFGTDTGGSIRQPAAYCGITGLKPTYGRVSRYGIVAFASSLDQAGPMTQDVESNALLLEAMSGHDPKDSTSLENPVPNYLAAIEQGFKKTQNLKGLRIGIAQDFFVKELNSEVKIAVENAINKYKELGAEIIDISLNKIKYGLPTYYIIAPSEASSNLSRYDGVRYGLRDMEATSLSDLYPNSRANFGTEVKKRIMLGVYALSSGYYDAYYKKAQQARALIAEDFNIAFQQCDLILSPTAPATAFEIGSKTADPLEMYLEDIMTVTVNLAGLPGISINCGYDSNNLPIGMQLIAPALEEARIYNAAYAFQSTTDFNKSPDLTATLNATANV